In Treponema sp. OMZ 798, the following proteins share a genomic window:
- the rimM gene encoding ribosome maturation factor RimM (Essential for efficient processing of 16S rRNA) — translation MDLLATGRIRGTFGVEGFVKVESFSGEYEHFLGFDRVFLSIPQEKLREQKYKDGWFEIEEVNLRKADALIKFKGIDSPEAAKSLTGSELFIPRDKAAPLEEGEVYVHDLCNCDLVCEGTLVGKITSVAEGGGGYLLEIAGKTSEAAAESSFYVPFNKEFIGKIDLKAKTVELMHRWILE, via the coding sequence ACGAATCCGTGGCACCTTCGGGGTCGAAGGATTTGTAAAAGTTGAAAGTTTTTCCGGGGAATATGAGCATTTTTTAGGATTTGACAGAGTTTTTTTAAGTATCCCGCAGGAAAAATTAAGAGAGCAAAAGTATAAAGATGGCTGGTTTGAAATTGAAGAAGTTAATTTGAGAAAGGCCGATGCTCTCATAAAATTTAAGGGGATAGACAGCCCCGAAGCCGCCAAGAGCTTGACGGGTTCGGAATTGTTTATTCCTAGGGACAAGGCCGCCCCCCTTGAGGAGGGTGAAGTTTATGTCCATGATCTTTGTAATTGTGATCTTGTATGCGAAGGAACTCTTGTTGGAAAAATAACAAGTGTAGCAGAAGGCGGAGGCGGTTACCTCTTAGAAATAGCCGGCAAAACCTCCGAGGCTGCTGCGGAATCGAGCTTTTATGTTCCCTTTAACAAGGAATTTATCGGAAAAATCGATTTAAAGGCTAAAACCGTGGAGCTCATGCACCGCTGGATTCTTGAATGA
- the trmD gene encoding tRNA (guanosine(37)-N1)-methyltransferase TrmD, translating to MRFDVLTLFPEIPEAFFKTSIMAKAVEKGIISCNLVNIRDFAFDKHRSCDDIVYGGGAGMLLLPEPLSLALDSVNASSKRVIYVTPSGKPFNQELAKELSLEEELVFVCGRYEGIDQRIIDEYVDDEISVGDYVMSSGELAALVIIDAVYRLIDGVISGESLEEESFSGFLLEYPQYTRPRNFKGREVPEVLLSGHHLNIHKWRLKKRIEKTLKNRPELIEKARNCGTWTKEAEKIFKEFENE from the coding sequence ATGAGATTCGATGTGCTGACCTTATTCCCCGAAATACCCGAAGCTTTTTTTAAAACTTCGATTATGGCTAAGGCTGTAGAAAAGGGAATTATTAGCTGCAACTTGGTGAACATCAGAGACTTTGCCTTTGACAAGCACCGCTCATGCGATGATATCGTTTACGGCGGGGGAGCCGGAATGTTGCTCTTACCGGAACCCTTAAGCCTCGCATTGGATTCGGTTAATGCTTCTTCTAAAAGAGTAATCTATGTTACTCCTTCCGGGAAGCCCTTTAACCAAGAGCTTGCAAAAGAGCTTTCTTTAGAAGAAGAGCTCGTCTTTGTCTGCGGAAGATACGAAGGCATCGATCAGAGAATTATCGACGAATATGTCGATGATGAAATCTCGGTCGGCGACTACGTTATGTCCTCAGGCGAGCTTGCTGCCCTGGTGATAATCGATGCGGTTTACCGCCTGATAGACGGAGTTATCTCCGGTGAGTCGCTTGAAGAGGAAAGTTTTTCGGGATTTTTGCTTGAGTATCCGCAATATACAAGACCAAGAAATTTTAAGGGAAGAGAGGTTCCCGAAGTGCTCCTTTCAGGACACCACCTAAACATCCATAAGTGGAGGCTGAAAAAGCGTATCGAAAAGACGCTTAAAAACCGGCCGGAACTTATCGAAAAAGCAAGAAATTGCGGAACGTGGACAAAGGAAGCAGAAAAAATATTTAAGGAGTTTGAAAATGAGTGA
- the rplS gene encoding 50S ribosomal protein L19, giving the protein MSDLIMKIEAQQKAENPPVFRVGDTVKVHFKIVEGKTERIQVYEGLVICFKNSGIGRTFTVRKNSYGVGVERVFPLHSPRIAKVEVVRPGKVRRAKLYYIREKVGKAAKIKTLITKKNS; this is encoded by the coding sequence ATGAGTGATCTTATTATGAAAATTGAAGCTCAGCAAAAGGCTGAAAACCCTCCCGTTTTCCGCGTAGGAGATACGGTTAAAGTTCACTTTAAAATCGTTGAAGGAAAGACCGAGCGAATTCAGGTTTATGAAGGCTTGGTAATCTGTTTTAAAAATTCCGGAATCGGAAGAACATTCACTGTACGAAAAAATTCTTATGGTGTAGGCGTTGAGCGCGTTTTCCCCCTTCATTCACCTCGAATTGCCAAGGTTGAAGTGGTACGCCCCGGAAAGGTACGCCGAGCCAAGCTTTACTATATCAGAGAGAAGGTAGGTAAGGCCGCTAAGATTAAAACCCTTATCACCAAAAAGAACTCATAG